A region of Lasioglossum baleicum unplaced genomic scaffold, iyLasBale1 scaffold0943, whole genome shotgun sequence DNA encodes the following proteins:
- the LOC143220423 gene encoding LOW QUALITY PROTEIN: uncharacterized protein LOC143220423 (The sequence of the model RefSeq protein was modified relative to this genomic sequence to represent the inferred CDS: inserted 6 bases in 6 codons; deleted 1 base in 1 codon): protein MFSAFKRLAGKSDGVGNISPRPAHQSMPTTLQRKFAKGVQYNMKIIIKGDRNVGKTCLFHRLQGQKFIEEYIPTEEIQVTSIQWNYKATDDIVKVEVWDVVDKGRRRKKLEGLKMDNSQPENIIEEPALDAEFLDVYKGTNGVIIMMDITKSWTFDYVQRELPKIPSHIPVIVLGNHCDMAHHRTVTSDHVTYFIDSLHERTAQVRYAESSMRNGFGLKXLHKFFNLPFLQLQRETLLKQLDTNEEETRLTIQELDLFQDSDDANYNKFLDNLVNRRRALADSVSASILVPNITSSLSNHNILSSNGNTNVNAEVRRSISMPGPIGXGIPIPXKNIDLKSLPKKENFINTSENQVVPIKNSQVTSTISSTQNVSKTDPKIAEFLSENSDRRDSISKPQSLMSKIFGNKKEDEADRVIHINNTNTNIPLTSVEDFIPDDGLLDRSFLEDNSQVSPQKVQHEELNSESDTETANPLVAGYEDDLSSTDEATPPIQPKLAENPLSKQKHKRETVSNTEINSEKLRQIAKRDSISSIDQELQISNNYDMNEQQEINSDAFDSWLRRDSKWRQSPEGGEDVSSNSTRKDRLELSDKSLDVSVTSSNVHLELLDNTSVRHMSSDGGSPVLKEKKKHKEKTEDKEKKXKKKSKDKEKDKEKTDKAEKKKXRSLHRSRDXNREHDELEEFLNGSVTRIGVDVAYEAI, encoded by the exons ATGTTCTCTGCATTTAAAAGATTGGCTGGAAAGTCTGATGGAGTTGGGAATATATCTCCTAGACCGGCTCATCAGTCTATGCCAACAACTTTACAAAGAAAATTTGCTAAAGGTGTACAATATAATA tgaaaattattataaaaggtGACAGAAATGTGGGAAAAACTTGTTTATTTCATAGACTTCAAGGCCAAAAATTTATAGAAGAATATATACCGACAGAGGAAATTCAAGTAACCAGTATTCAATGGAATTATAAAGCTACCGATGATATTGTTAAAGTTGAAGTTTGGGATGTTGTAGATAAAGGTCGACGTAGGAAAAAATTAGAAGGTTTAAAAATGGACAATTCGCAACCTGAAAATATTATTGAGGAGCCTGCTTTAGATGCAGAATTTCTTGATGTTTATAAAGGGACCAATGGTGTTATCATTATGATGGATATTACAAAGTCCTGGACATTTGATTATGTACAAAGAGAACTTCCAAAAATTCCTAGCCATATCCCAGTAATTGTTTTAGGAAATCATTGTGATATGGCACATCATAGAACTGTTACATCAGATCATGTAACATACTTCATTGATTCGTTGCATGAAAGAACAGCTCAA GTGAGATATGCAGAATCATCTATGAGAAATGGGTTTGGATTAA CTTTACACAAATTCTTTAATCTGCCTTTCCTTCAACTGCAACGAGAAACATTATTAAAACAGCTTGACACCAATGAGGAAGAGACACGTTTAACAATACAAGAACTTGATCTCTTTCAAGATAGCGACGATgca aattacaataaattctTGGATAATCTTGTCAACAGAAGAAGAGCACTTGCTGATTCTGTTTCTGCCAGTATTCTAGTCCCTAATATTACATCTTCTTTAAGCaatcataatatattatctTCCAATGGTAATACAAACGTAAATGCTGAAGTTAGAAGATCAATTTCTATGCCTGGTCCTATAG GTGGAATTCCAATTC GTAAAAATATAGATTTGAAATCACTACCAAAGAaggaaaattttataaatacttCTGAAAATCAAGTAGttcctattaaaaattcacaggtCACATCAACAATATCGTCTACGCAAAATGTCTCAAAAACTGATCCTAAAATAGCTGAATTTTTAAGTGAAAATTCTGATAGACGAGATTCAATTAGCAAACCACAATCACTTATGTCAAAGATATTTGGTAATAAAAAAGAGGATGAAGCAGACAGAGTGATACATATTAATAATACAAATACGAATATACCATTAACTAGTGTCGAAGATTTTATACCAGATGATGGACTGTTAGATAGATCATTCTTAGAAGACAATAGTCAAGTTTCACCACAAAAGGTACAGCACGAGGAACTCAATTCCGAAAG TGATACTGAAACTGCAAATCCTTTGGTTGCTGGTTACGAAGATGATTTATCATCAACTGATGAAGCAACACCTCCCATTCAACCTAAATTGGCTGAGAATCCATTAAGTAAACAAAAACACAAACGCGAAACTGTATCAAATACGGAAATAAATTCAGAAAAATTGCGGCAAATCGCAAAACGTGATTCTATTTCATCTATAGATCAAGAATTacaaatatcaaataattatgACATGAATGAACAACAAGAAATTAATTCAGATGCATTTGATAGTTGGCTTCGACGTGATTCTAAATGGAGACAAAGTCCAGAAGGTGGTGAGGATGTAAGCAGTAATAGCACCAGAAAAGATAGATTGGAGTTAAGTGATAAAAGTTTAGATGTTAGTGTAACAAGTTCTAATGTACATTTAGAGTTACTTGATAATACCAGCGTGCGTCACATGAGCTCCGACGGTGGTAGTCCTGtattaaaagaaaagaagaagcaTAAAGAGAAG ACCGAAGacaaagagaaga aaaagaaaaagtctAAAGATAAAGAAAAGGATAAAGAAAAAACAGATAAAGcagagaaaaaga aacgatCGCTGCATCGTTCAAGAG GAAATAGAGAACACGATGAACTCGAAGAATTTCTCAATGGTTCTGTAACTAGAATTGGTGTTGATGTTGCCTATGAAGCGATATAA